A genomic region of Deltaproteobacteria bacterium contains the following coding sequences:
- a CDS encoding thiamine pyrophosphate-binding protein produces MERVGSIFTEILIDAGIDHVFGLPGGATGTLFDGLVDEKDKIRMVLARHEGGAACMADVYGRITGKPGVLMGQGLWIGTNGGFGIVESCLAGVPMLIICDVSDYSSLPQFGPYQNAAGEYGAINLPHIMKSMTKYTTYTTNASEFIHGVQLAIKHATTGRPGPACVLVNWNAAFSSINPDEANPKYHPIEGYLKTSPPCISSSDAEKAAALLLEAKEPVIVAGTGVHRAKAYAELQELAELIGLPVATTYMGKSSIAETHDCALGTMGQIGQKVANATVSEADVIFAIGTCLAPDNTKMLSPDFIDPKRQKIIQIDIEPLNAGWTFPIEIGITSDLKLALKEIINSIKNKPILFDVTKRIEDLKKRKTEASFFNEDFLNSDSVPIAPERLVKELNDQVGVDDTVVLDAGNNRMWMAHHFQTKRAGQLIAAGGAAGVGYGPPASLAAQMLEPDRRVVGVCGDGGLMMHLYTLEMAMEYELPLTLVVMNNACLGNVMDFQKPDRRIATVYPRPKFSEIAKAFGMEGILVEKPEELKPAFDKALNTSKPVLVDVVIDDCPHFRIMPKE; encoded by the coding sequence ATGGAACGTGTGGGTTCAATTTTTACTGAAATCCTTATTGATGCAGGCATTGATCATGTTTTCGGCCTGCCTGGCGGAGCAACAGGCACACTCTTTGACGGGCTGGTTGATGAAAAAGACAAGATACGTATGGTTTTGGCGCGGCATGAGGGCGGCGCCGCCTGTATGGCCGACGTCTATGGACGGATAACCGGCAAGCCCGGAGTCCTGATGGGGCAAGGCCTCTGGATCGGCACCAATGGCGGATTCGGCATTGTGGAATCCTGCCTGGCTGGTGTACCCATGCTGATTATCTGCGATGTTTCAGATTACAGCTCCCTCCCGCAATTTGGGCCTTATCAGAACGCCGCTGGTGAATACGGAGCAATTAACCTTCCCCACATAATGAAATCCATGACCAAGTATACTACCTATACCACCAACGCCTCAGAGTTTATCCATGGGGTTCAACTGGCCATAAAACATGCTACCACCGGCCGCCCCGGACCGGCTTGTGTCCTGGTTAACTGGAACGCGGCTTTTTCCAGCATCAATCCAGATGAGGCAAACCCAAAATACCATCCAATCGAGGGATATCTCAAGACCTCGCCACCCTGCATATCATCGAGTGATGCAGAAAAAGCGGCTGCCCTGTTACTGGAAGCCAAAGAGCCGGTCATTGTTGCTGGCACAGGTGTCCACAGAGCCAAGGCATATGCAGAACTCCAGGAACTGGCGGAACTTATAGGCCTGCCCGTAGCCACGACTTATATGGGTAAAAGCTCAATTGCGGAAACCCATGACTGCGCTTTGGGCACCATGGGCCAGATTGGACAAAAAGTCGCCAATGCTACGGTATCTGAGGCGGATGTTATTTTTGCCATCGGTACCTGCCTCGCGCCGGATAATACAAAGATGCTCTCCCCGGATTTCATTGATCCCAAGCGACAAAAAATCATCCAGATAGATATAGAGCCGCTCAATGCAGGATGGACTTTCCCCATTGAAATCGGTATTACTTCTGATCTAAAGCTGGCATTGAAAGAGATAATCAACTCAATTAAAAACAAACCGATTCTGTTTGACGTAACAAAGCGCATTGAAGATCTAAAGAAAAGAAAAACTGAAGCCAGCTTTTTCAACGAGGATTTCTTAAATTCAGACAGTGTTCCCATTGCGCCGGAAAGATTGGTTAAGGAGTTAAACGATCAGGTCGGAGTTGATGACACGGTTGTCCTTGACGCCGGTAATAACCGGATGTGGATGGCTCATCACTTCCAGACCAAGAGAGCGGGGCAGCTCATTGCAGCAGGTGGTGCGGCTGGAGTCGGTTACGGCCCGCCCGCATCCTTGGCAGCGCAAATGCTCGAGCCGGATAGAAGGGTCGTTGGTGTTTGCGGTGACGGTGGGTTAATGATGCACCTCTATACCCTTGAAATGGCCATGGAGTATGAACTGCCTCTGACCCTTGTGGTCATGAATAATGCCTGTCTCGGAAACGTCATGGATTTCCAGAAACCTGATCGGCGCATTGCGACAGTTTATCCTCGGCCTAAATTTTCTGAAATCGCCAAAGCCTTTGGCATGGAAGGCATCCTGGTTGAGAAGCCTGAAGAACTCAAACCGGCTTTTGACAAGGCTTTAAATACCAGTAAACCGGTTCTGGTTGACGTGGTTATAGATGACTGCCCGCACTTTAGGATAATGCCGAAAGAATAG
- a CDS encoding long-chain-fatty-acid--CoA ligase, protein MALDELLPKAVKLYPHKEAFVCGDTRLSYQAFSHRVWQLCRALTGLGLKKQDRLAILHENCHVFLETYFACAHLGLILVPLNIRLSPKELGMILQDSQSGTLIAQAKFRDKVEHVASMIPDLIKIIWNQRDFKIVKSKSLDYEVLLQEQGSAPPPELEINDADVAQLYYTSGTTGRPKGVMLTHKNVKTHALGTIAELHLTDSDNWIHVAPLFHLADAWATFAITWAGGKHIIVPSFDPLMVFAAMAEEKVTITNLIPTMLNMMINHPDVKNYDYSSLRVLLSGGAPIAPDLVRKIIETFDCDYIQTYGMTETSPYLTLSILKARLKDLPWEEQLKFKASTGREFIAVSLKVVDEAGREVPQDGRHTGEIIVKGDIVTPGYWNLPEETERAIQGGWLYTGDLAVIDEEGYVTIVDRKKDIILTGGENVYSTEVENVLYMHPDILEAAVIAVPDSHWGEAVKACVVLKEGCQRMEEEIIAFCKQHLAHYKAPKSVDFLDALPLTGTGKIYKKALRDSYWQDKNKRVS, encoded by the coding sequence ATGGCGCTGGATGAACTGCTTCCCAAGGCGGTTAAACTATATCCACATAAAGAAGCCTTTGTTTGTGGCGATACAAGATTAAGTTACCAGGCTTTTAGCCATCGGGTGTGGCAGCTCTGTCGTGCTTTAACTGGTCTCGGCTTGAAAAAGCAGGACCGCCTGGCTATCCTCCATGAAAACTGCCATGTTTTCCTTGAAACATACTTTGCCTGCGCCCATCTGGGGCTCATCCTGGTGCCTCTCAATATAAGGCTCTCCCCAAAGGAGCTGGGCATGATCCTTCAAGACAGCCAGTCCGGTACGCTGATCGCTCAGGCAAAATTCAGAGACAAGGTTGAACATGTGGCTTCTATGATACCGGACCTTATAAAAATCATCTGGAATCAAAGGGACTTTAAAATCGTCAAATCGAAGAGTCTGGATTATGAAGTTTTACTTCAAGAACAAGGCAGCGCACCGCCGCCTGAGCTTGAAATTAACGATGCCGATGTAGCCCAGCTTTACTATACCAGCGGGACGACCGGCCGTCCCAAAGGGGTGATGCTAACCCACAAGAACGTAAAGACCCACGCCTTGGGAACCATTGCGGAACTTCACCTCACTGATAGTGACAACTGGATTCATGTAGCCCCCCTTTTTCATCTGGCCGATGCCTGGGCCACCTTTGCCATTACTTGGGCGGGTGGAAAACATATTATTGTACCTAGCTTCGACCCCTTGATGGTATTTGCGGCCATGGCAGAGGAGAAGGTCACCATTACCAATCTGATCCCGACCATGCTGAATATGATGATTAACCACCCTGACGTAAAAAACTATGATTACTCGAGTTTAAGAGTATTATTAAGCGGAGGCGCTCCCATTGCCCCGGACCTTGTTCGCAAAATCATCGAAACCTTTGATTGCGACTATATCCAGACCTATGGCATGACTGAAACAAGCCCTTATCTGACCCTGTCCATTCTTAAAGCGCGCCTTAAAGATCTGCCTTGGGAAGAACAGCTCAAGTTCAAAGCGAGCACGGGAAGGGAATTCATCGCCGTGAGCTTGAAGGTGGTTGACGAAGCAGGCCGGGAAGTGCCTCAGGACGGCCGGCATACAGGTGAAATAATTGTTAAGGGAGATATTGTGACCCCGGGATATTGGAATTTGCCAGAAGAAACGGAAAGAGCCATTCAGGGCGGGTGGCTGTACACGGGTGATCTGGCTGTGATTGATGAGGAAGGTTATGTCACCATTGTGGATCGGAAGAAAGACATAATTTTAACAGGTGGTGAAAACGTCTATTCCACAGAGGTGGAAAATGTTCTGTACATGCATCCAGACATTCTAGAGGCTGCTGTTATCGCTGTGCCTGACAGTCACTGGGGGGAGGCGGTCAAGGCCTGTGTGGTTTTAAAAGAGGGATGTCAAAGAATGGAAGAGGAAATAATTGCTTTTTGTAAGCAGCACCTGGCACATTACAAGGCGCCTAAAAGTGTGGATTTTTTGGACGCGCTGCCTTTGACGGGCACGGGCAAGATCTATAAAAAAGCCTTGAGGGATTCTTACTGGCAAGACAAAAATAAGCGGGTGAGCTAG
- a CDS encoding MFS transporter — protein MEAVSIKKEGRIFYGWFVVAVSFLCWFAADAFGWYTFGIFIGPMTSEFGWTTIGMTGALTLRTVIAGLIGPIVGPLADTRHGARVLMSVGVLIAGGVALAVSHVQTLWQFYFFYGVIGSLGMVGFGGLVTNTILAKWFIRKRGRAMGISAMGVSTAGLVFVPLVHYLITNYGWRTTLVVLSIIIWSLTFFPILLVVRRRPEDMGLRPDGDDPEVENESFSAAGVMSAGEHIWTLKEALRTRTLWLLLVGFNITGLSLSGVMIHFFPYLQSKGFSSDIAASALTTFAFCCLVVKIPWGLIAERVHVRRCIIASYSGCAIGLVIIIYSDSVFSVFLYAVAYGIALGGDMVLRELVWANYYGRTFLGTIRGVIMPANLISMAGGPLFAAWLRDTTGGYQLAYTLFLMASIIGVFFIYLARPPKISQVRSLKKGRSIQPER, from the coding sequence ATGGAAGCGGTCTCTATTAAGAAGGAAGGGCGTATTTTCTACGGCTGGTTCGTGGTGGCCGTATCTTTTTTGTGCTGGTTTGCCGCCGACGCCTTTGGTTGGTACACCTTTGGTATATTCATTGGGCCTATGACCAGTGAGTTTGGCTGGACCACTATCGGGATGACTGGGGCGTTAACGCTTCGAACTGTAATAGCCGGTCTTATCGGACCCATCGTCGGGCCCCTGGCTGACACCAGGCACGGCGCCAGGGTGCTCATGTCCGTGGGGGTTCTGATCGCTGGAGGTGTGGCTCTGGCTGTCAGCCATGTCCAAACCCTGTGGCAGTTTTATTTTTTTTATGGAGTCATTGGGTCGCTGGGTATGGTCGGCTTTGGAGGCTTGGTGACCAATACCATTCTTGCTAAGTGGTTTATACGCAAGCGGGGCCGGGCCATGGGCATATCCGCCATGGGTGTCTCAACGGCCGGGCTGGTCTTTGTTCCTCTGGTGCACTATCTCATCACGAATTATGGGTGGCGGACGACACTGGTCGTACTTAGCATTATTATCTGGAGCTTGACGTTTTTTCCTATCTTACTGGTCGTTCGGCGTCGTCCCGAAGATATGGGTCTTAGACCTGACGGCGACGATCCTGAAGTTGAGAACGAAAGCTTCTCGGCGGCAGGCGTAATGTCTGCTGGTGAGCATATCTGGACTCTGAAAGAGGCCTTACGAACCAGGACATTGTGGCTGCTTCTTGTTGGATTTAATATTACCGGTCTTTCTCTCTCCGGGGTGATGATTCACTTTTTCCCTTATCTGCAAAGCAAGGGATTCTCTTCTGATATTGCGGCCAGTGCCTTGACCACGTTCGCTTTCTGCTGTCTTGTGGTTAAAATACCCTGGGGGCTGATTGCGGAAAGGGTCCATGTACGCCGCTGCATCATCGCTTCCTATAGCGGTTGTGCCATTGGCCTGGTAATCATTATTTACTCAGACAGTGTCTTTTCGGTTTTTTTGTATGCCGTGGCCTATGGGATAGCTTTAGGGGGAGACATGGTGCTGCGGGAGCTTGTCTGGGCCAACTACTATGGCCGCACCTTCCTGGGGACGATCCGCGGGGTTATTATGCCCGCCAATCTGATATCAATGGCGGGCGGCCCTCTCTTTGCGGCGTGGCTCCGTGACACGACAGGGGGCTACCAGCTTGCCTACACCTTATTCCTTATGGCTTCTATTATTGGCGTTTTTTTTATTTATTTAGCCAGACCTCCTAAGATATCACAGGTGAGATCGTTAAAAAAGGGCAGGTCAATTCAGCCGGAAAGGTGA